A single genomic interval of Streptomyces sp. 1222.5 harbors:
- the mmsA gene encoding multiple monosaccharide ABC transporter ATP-binding protein, translating to MAGPVLEMRSIVKTFPGVTALSDVSLTVGQGEVHAICGENGAGKSTLMKVLSGVHPHGSYEGEIRFEGELCRFKDIRASEHRGIVIIHQELALVPYLSLAENIFLGNEHATRGFINWNDTLGHAAELLRRVGLTDHPETRVADIGVGKQQLVEIAKALSKKVRLLILDEPTAALNDEDSGKLLDLILELKKQGITSIIISHKLGEIRRVADSVTIIRDGRSIETLDVRAPDTTEDRIISGMVGRDLDHRFPERTPHRAEEGAAAALEIRDWTVRHPIDQQRKVVDGVSLTVRRGEIVGIAGLMGAGRTELAMSVFGRSYGRYAGGTVLKDGEEIRTKTVAEAIGHGIAYVTEDRKHYGLNLIDTINRNISLTSLRRVARRGVVDEHEERRVAERFRASMNIKAPTVFEPVGRLSGGNQQKVVLSKWIFAEPDVLILDEPTRGIDVGAKFEIYTVIDKLAAEGRAVVFISSELPELLGMCDRIYTMAAGRLTGEFSRAEASQESLMRQMTKDKEVTR from the coding sequence ATGGCGGGACCCGTCCTGGAAATGCGCTCGATCGTCAAGACCTTTCCCGGTGTCACAGCGCTCTCGGACGTCTCACTGACGGTAGGTCAGGGCGAGGTCCACGCCATCTGCGGCGAGAACGGCGCCGGCAAGTCCACCCTGATGAAGGTGCTCTCCGGCGTCCATCCGCACGGCAGCTACGAGGGAGAGATCCGCTTCGAGGGAGAGCTCTGCCGCTTCAAGGACATCCGGGCGAGCGAGCACCGCGGCATCGTCATCATCCACCAGGAGCTGGCCCTGGTGCCCTACCTCTCCCTGGCGGAGAACATCTTCCTCGGCAACGAGCACGCCACGCGCGGCTTCATCAACTGGAACGACACGCTGGGGCACGCCGCCGAACTACTGCGCCGGGTCGGTCTGACCGACCATCCGGAGACCCGCGTCGCCGACATCGGCGTGGGCAAGCAGCAGCTCGTGGAGATCGCCAAGGCGCTGTCGAAGAAGGTGCGGCTGCTCATCCTGGACGAGCCGACGGCGGCCCTCAACGACGAGGACAGCGGCAAACTCCTCGATCTCATCCTGGAGCTGAAGAAGCAGGGCATCACCTCGATCATCATCTCCCACAAGCTGGGCGAGATCCGCCGGGTCGCCGACTCGGTGACGATCATCCGTGACGGGCGCTCCATCGAGACACTCGACGTGCGGGCCCCGGACACGACCGAGGACCGGATCATCAGCGGCATGGTCGGCCGCGACCTCGACCACCGCTTCCCCGAACGCACCCCGCACCGCGCGGAGGAGGGCGCCGCCGCGGCCCTGGAGATCCGTGACTGGACCGTGCGCCACCCGATCGACCAGCAGCGCAAGGTGGTCGACGGCGTGTCGCTCACGGTCCGGCGCGGCGAGATCGTCGGCATCGCGGGCCTCATGGGGGCCGGCCGCACCGAGCTCGCCATGAGCGTCTTCGGGCGGTCCTACGGCCGGTACGCGGGCGGCACGGTCCTCAAGGACGGCGAGGAGATCCGGACGAAGACCGTCGCCGAGGCGATCGGGCACGGCATCGCCTACGTCACCGAGGACCGCAAGCACTACGGCCTCAACCTCATCGACACCATCAACCGCAACATCTCACTGACCTCGCTGCGCAGGGTGGCCCGGCGCGGTGTGGTCGACGAGCACGAGGAACGGCGGGTCGCCGAGCGGTTCCGCGCCTCCATGAACATCAAGGCGCCGACCGTCTTCGAGCCCGTGGGCCGGCTCTCCGGCGGCAACCAGCAGAAGGTCGTCCTCAGCAAGTGGATCTTCGCGGAACCGGACGTGCTGATCCTGGACGAGCCGACGCGCGGGATCGACGTCGGCGCCAAGTTCGAGATCTACACGGTCATCGACAAGCTGGCCGCCGAGGGCAGGGCGGTCGTCTTCATCTCCTCCGAGCTGCCGGAGCTGCTCGGCATGTGCGACCGCATCTACACGATGGCCGCCGGACGGCTGACCGGCGAGTTCTCGCGAGCCGAGGCATCCCAGGAATCGCTGATGCGTCAGATGACGAAGGACAAAGAGGTAACCCGATGA
- the chvE gene encoding multiple monosaccharide ABC transporter substrate-binding protein: protein MRNRRAALATTAVAASLALTLTACGQSGEGGSKEKSGGAEGATIGVAMPTKSSERWISDGKNVVKDLEAKGYKTKLVYGEDDPEQQVSQIENLITQGVKGLIIAAIDNKSLNSVLQQAADADIPVISYDRLILGSRNVDYYASFDNEKVGRLQGQYIVDKLGLSKGKKGPFSIELFAGSNDDNNTRYFFDGAMSVLKPYMDKKQLVVRSGQTALNKVTTLRWDGATAQRRMDDILTSSYKSEKVDAVLSPYDGISIGVLSALKSDGYGSGSRPLPVITGQDAELASVKSIIGGQQTQTVYKDLRKLAEVASTMVDDVLKGKKPQVNDTKSYDNGSKVVPAYLLQPVSVDKTNYEDVLVKGGYYTAAQLK, encoded by the coding sequence ATGCGCAACCGCAGAGCCGCACTCGCCACGACGGCCGTAGCCGCCTCGCTCGCCCTGACGCTGACCGCCTGCGGGCAGAGCGGCGAGGGGGGCAGCAAGGAGAAGTCGGGCGGCGCCGAGGGCGCCACCATCGGCGTCGCGATGCCCACCAAGTCCTCGGAGCGCTGGATCTCCGACGGCAAGAACGTCGTCAAGGACCTGGAGGCCAAGGGCTACAAGACCAAACTCGTCTACGGCGAGGACGACCCCGAGCAGCAGGTCTCGCAGATCGAGAACCTGATCACGCAGGGCGTCAAGGGACTGATCATCGCGGCGATCGACAACAAGTCCCTGAACAGCGTGCTCCAGCAGGCCGCGGACGCCGACATCCCGGTCATCAGCTACGACCGCCTGATCCTCGGCTCGCGGAACGTCGACTACTACGCCTCCTTCGACAACGAGAAGGTCGGCAGGCTCCAGGGCCAGTACATCGTGGACAAGCTCGGACTGAGCAAGGGGAAGAAGGGCCCCTTCAGCATCGAGCTCTTCGCCGGCTCCAACGACGACAACAACACCCGGTACTTCTTCGACGGCGCGATGAGCGTCCTGAAGCCGTACATGGACAAGAAGCAACTGGTCGTACGGTCCGGCCAGACCGCTCTCAACAAGGTCACCACCCTGCGCTGGGACGGCGCCACCGCCCAGCGGCGCATGGACGACATCCTCACCTCCTCGTACAAGAGCGAGAAGGTCGACGCCGTCCTGTCGCCCTACGACGGCATCTCGATCGGCGTGCTGTCCGCGCTGAAGTCGGACGGCTACGGCTCGGGGAGCAGGCCGCTGCCGGTCATCACCGGCCAGGACGCCGAGCTCGCCTCCGTGAAGTCGATCATCGGCGGCCAGCAGACGCAGACCGTCTACAAGGACCTCCGCAAGCTCGCCGAGGTCGCCTCGACGATGGTCGACGACGTACTGAAGGGCAAGAAGCCCCAGGTCAACGACACAAAGTCGTACGACAACGGCTCCAAGGTCGTCCCCGCCTACCTGCTCCAGCCGGTGAGCGTCGACAAGACCAACTACGAGGACGTCCTCGTCAAGGGCGGCTACTACACGGCCGCCCAGCTCAAGTAG
- a CDS encoding Rrf2 family transcriptional regulator, which yields MRISARADYAVRAVLELAVRQGNGPVKAEEIAAVQDIPHKFLEGILGDLRRAGIVDSRRGGGGGYRLARDAAAITVADVVRAVDGPIVSVRGERPTSLSYTGTAQPLLPLWIALRANVRRILEGVTVADLAADALPEPVRALAAEPAAWENP from the coding sequence ATGAGGATCTCGGCGCGGGCGGATTACGCGGTACGGGCGGTACTGGAGCTGGCCGTACGGCAGGGTAACGGCCCGGTGAAGGCGGAGGAAATCGCCGCCGTCCAGGACATCCCGCACAAGTTCCTGGAAGGGATCCTGGGCGATCTGCGGCGCGCGGGGATCGTCGACAGCCGGCGTGGCGGGGGCGGCGGCTACCGGCTCGCGCGGGACGCGGCGGCGATCACCGTGGCGGACGTCGTCCGGGCCGTGGACGGACCCATCGTCTCCGTGCGCGGCGAGCGCCCGACCTCGCTCTCCTACACCGGTACGGCCCAGCCCCTGCTGCCCCTGTGGATCGCCCTGCGGGCCAACGTGCGCCGGATCCTGGAGGGCGTCACGGTCGCCGACCTCGCGGCGGACGCCCTGCCCGAGCCGGTCCGGGCGCTGGCGGCGGAACCGGCGGCGTGGGAGAACCCGTGA
- a CDS encoding DUF4360 domain-containing protein produces the protein MAGGLLLSGAVAALLTTALPAQSSSPVFDDPPPDKIVIDVATVNGSGCPAGTAAVAVSPDNTAFTVTYSAYLAQAGGNSDPTAFRKNCQLNLVVHVPQGFTYAIASADYRGFLSLQPGATATQKASYYFQGSPNTVPLSHPYGGPFNDDWQATDTTDWAQLVWAPCGVLRNFNINTELRVNAGSANPGKVSFMTMDSTDGDISTVYHLAWKECPH, from the coding sequence ATGGCTGGTGGACTCCTCCTGAGCGGCGCCGTAGCCGCTCTACTCACCACCGCGCTACCCGCCCAGAGCTCGTCACCCGTGTTCGACGACCCGCCCCCGGACAAGATCGTCATCGACGTGGCGACGGTGAACGGATCGGGCTGTCCCGCGGGTACGGCCGCCGTGGCCGTGTCGCCGGACAACACGGCCTTCACGGTCACCTACAGCGCCTACCTGGCCCAGGCCGGCGGTAACTCCGATCCCACGGCCTTCCGCAAGAACTGCCAGCTCAACCTGGTGGTCCACGTGCCCCAGGGCTTCACGTACGCGATCGCCAGCGCCGACTACCGGGGCTTCCTCTCGCTCCAGCCCGGGGCGACGGCGACGCAGAAGGCCTCGTACTACTTCCAGGGGTCCCCGAACACCGTGCCCTTGTCCCACCCCTACGGCGGGCCCTTCAACGACGACTGGCAGGCCACCGACACCACGGACTGGGCCCAGCTGGTCTGGGCGCCCTGCGGGGTCCTGCGCAACTTCAACATCAACACCGAGCTCAGGGTGAACGCGGGCAGCGCCAACCCCGGCAAGGTCAGCTTCATGACGATGGACTCGACCGACGGTGACATCAGCACCGTCTACCACCTGGCATGGAAGGAGTGCCCGCACTAG
- a CDS encoding aldose epimerase family protein produces the protein MELNRRTVIAGTAAAGLAATAAGTAHASSGRKPVKELFGTLADGTKVHRWSLENGGTRLKVLSYGGIVQSLEIPDRHGRYANVSLGYDDLAAYVAGTTFFGATIGRYGNRIAKGRFTLDGRTYQLSVNDGENSLHGGAEGFDTKVWDVEPFTAGPDVGLRMYRTSPDGEMGYPGTLRTKVTYTLTRHGDWRIDYDAVTDRPTVVNLTNHTYYNLAGEGSGSIHDHELWLGAGRYTPTDAGLIPTGELARVAHTPFDFTRTKPIGRDIRVGHAQLVTAKGYDHNFVLDKGVTPRPEHVVTLRDPGSGRTLRILTDQPGVQFYSGNFLDGTLVGPSGHTYRQGDGLALETQHFPDSPNEPSFPSTVLRPGQRYRTTTIHTFGAR, from the coding sequence ATGGAACTGAACAGACGCACCGTCATCGCCGGCACCGCCGCGGCCGGCCTCGCCGCCACCGCCGCGGGTACGGCCCACGCCTCCTCGGGGAGGAAACCGGTGAAGGAGCTCTTCGGCACCCTCGCGGACGGCACGAAGGTCCACCGCTGGTCGCTGGAGAACGGCGGCACCCGGCTGAAGGTCCTCTCCTACGGCGGCATCGTCCAGTCGCTGGAGATCCCGGACCGGCACGGCCGGTACGCGAACGTCTCCCTCGGCTACGACGACCTCGCCGCGTACGTCGCCGGGACGACCTTCTTCGGCGCCACCATCGGCCGGTACGGCAACCGCATCGCCAAGGGCCGGTTCACCCTGGACGGCAGGACCTACCAGCTGTCCGTCAACGACGGCGAGAACAGCCTGCACGGCGGCGCCGAGGGCTTCGACACCAAGGTGTGGGACGTCGAGCCGTTCACCGCGGGCCCGGACGTCGGCCTGCGCATGTACCGCACCAGCCCCGACGGCGAGATGGGCTACCCCGGCACGCTGCGGACGAAGGTCACCTACACGCTGACCCGGCACGGCGACTGGCGGATCGACTACGACGCCGTCACCGACCGGCCGACGGTCGTCAACCTCACCAACCACACCTACTACAACCTCGCGGGCGAGGGCAGCGGCAGCATCCACGACCACGAACTGTGGCTGGGGGCGGGCCGGTACACCCCCACCGACGCGGGCCTGATCCCCACCGGCGAACTGGCGAGGGTCGCGCACACCCCGTTCGACTTCACCCGGACCAAGCCGATCGGCCGCGACATCCGCGTCGGCCACGCCCAGTTGGTGACCGCCAAGGGCTACGACCACAACTTCGTGCTCGACAAGGGCGTGACCCCGCGTCCCGAGCACGTGGTGACGCTGCGCGACCCGGGGTCGGGCCGCACCCTGCGGATCCTCACCGACCAGCCGGGCGTGCAGTTCTACTCGGGCAACTTCCTCGACGGCACCCTCGTCGGCCCGTCCGGACACACCTACCGGCAGGGCGACGGGCTGGCCCTGGAGACCCAGCACTTCCCGGACTCGCCGAACGAGCCGTCGTTCCCCTCCACCGTGCTGCGGCCGGGACAGCGGTACCGGACGACGACGATCCACACGTTCGGGGCGAGGTAG
- a CDS encoding histidinol-phosphate transaminase — MSGNVTSLFRGTAAHSPSMAALTREGGDGTGPVDFCIPCNPYFPTPAMFDEMSARLREIVTYYPSSADTITAELCSLLQLPPQCVAMGNGSTELITWIDHLLVRESLAIPVPTFGRWTDQPMETGKRVDMFPLQEANDFALDLAQYAEFIRVRKTRVAVICNPNNPDGGYLRRQQVVQFMDAMADLDLVVIDESFLEFADAETESSVVQEAMLRPNVVVLRSLGKNFGLHGIRFGYLVANPALAGRIRSMLPKWNLNSFAEHVVFMLKEHGSEYAQSLQQVRRDRLEMASQLSALPGLTVYPSQGNFLFVRLPVGAEGTVVRDRMLTEHRILVRECGNKIGSSSRFLRLVVRPQVDVRRLVSGLEQVLYGSRRGAAVPELGTGTSYSSGTAAVDRLINETNGAGVPGLAAQALGAGPAPAAGTGMPLPAAASPTGGGMPMPAAAQPAPAPVPAPVPMQVPAQMPAPAQMPAPAQMPAPAQFPVQQPPAPQQVPVPAAAAMPAPAPVPVQAPVPAPAAVVAPTPPGVPARGGLTAAQVRGMTAPATPVPATGLSPAPATGWPNAQSWPNAAGMGQTG; from the coding sequence TTGTCCGGCAACGTCACCTCGTTGTTCCGCGGCACCGCCGCGCACAGCCCTTCGATGGCGGCGCTGACGCGGGAGGGCGGCGACGGGACCGGCCCGGTGGACTTCTGCATCCCCTGCAACCCGTACTTCCCCACCCCGGCCATGTTCGACGAGATGTCGGCCCGGCTGCGCGAGATCGTCACGTACTACCCGAGCAGCGCCGACACCATCACGGCCGAGCTGTGCAGCCTGCTCCAGCTGCCGCCGCAGTGCGTGGCGATGGGCAACGGCTCCACGGAGCTGATCACCTGGATCGACCACCTCCTCGTCCGCGAGTCGCTGGCGATCCCGGTCCCCACCTTCGGCCGCTGGACCGACCAGCCGATGGAGACGGGCAAGCGGGTCGACATGTTCCCGCTCCAGGAGGCCAACGACTTCGCCCTTGACCTCGCCCAGTACGCCGAGTTCATCCGCGTGCGCAAGACGCGGGTGGCCGTGATCTGCAACCCCAACAACCCCGACGGCGGCTACCTGCGCCGCCAGCAGGTGGTGCAGTTCATGGACGCGATGGCCGACCTGGACCTGGTGGTGATCGACGAGTCCTTCCTGGAGTTCGCCGACGCGGAGACCGAGTCGAGCGTCGTCCAGGAGGCCATGCTCCGCCCGAACGTCGTCGTCCTGCGCAGCCTCGGCAAGAACTTCGGCCTGCACGGCATACGCTTCGGCTACCTCGTGGCCAACCCGGCGCTCGCGGGCCGGATCCGCTCGATGCTGCCGAAGTGGAACCTCAACTCCTTCGCCGAGCACGTGGTGTTCATGCTGAAGGAGCACGGCTCCGAGTACGCGCAGAGCCTCCAGCAGGTGCGCCGGGACCGGCTGGAGATGGCCAGCCAGCTCTCCGCGCTCCCCGGCCTCACCGTCTACCCCTCCCAGGGCAACTTCCTCTTCGTCCGTCTCCCCGTGGGGGCCGAGGGCACGGTGGTCCGGGACCGGATGCTCACCGAGCACCGGATCCTGGTCCGCGAGTGCGGCAACAAGATCGGCTCCTCCAGCCGCTTCCTGAGACTCGTGGTGCGCCCCCAGGTCGACGTGCGTCGCCTGGTGTCCGGCCTGGAACAGGTGCTCTACGGGTCCAGGAGGGGAGCCGCCGTGCCCGAGCTGGGCACCGGGACCAGCTACAGCTCGGGTACGGCGGCGGTGGACCGCCTGATCAACGAGACCAACGGGGCCGGTGTGCCGGGGCTGGCTGCCCAGGCCCTCGGCGCCGGTCCCGCCCCGGCCGCCGGCACCGGCATGCCGCTCCCCGCCGCGGCGTCGCCGACCGGCGGCGGGATGCCGATGCCGGCGGCAGCCCAGCCGGCTCCCGCGCCGGTCCCGGCGCCCGTACCGATGCAGGTGCCCGCGCAGATGCCGGCGCCCGCGCAGATGCCGGCGCCCGCGCAGATGCCGGCGCCCGCGCAGTTCCCGGTGCAGCAGCCGCCGGCACCCCAGCAGGTGCCGGTGCCGGCGGCCGCCGCCATGCCGGCGCCCGCGCCCGTCCCGGTGCAGGCACCGGTCCCGGCGCCGGCGGCCGTGGTGGCACCGACTCCGCCCGGCGTCCCGGCGCGCGGCGGGCTCACCGCGGCGCAGGTGCGCGGTATGACGGCCCCCGCCACCCCGGTCCCCGCCACGGGGCTGTCTCCGGCCCCGGCGACGGGCTGGCCCAATGCCCAGAGCTGGCCGAACGCGGCAGGGATGGGGCAGACGGGCTAG
- the mmsB gene encoding multiple monosaccharide ABC transporter permease codes for MSTDVTARTPAPAPPGKGGGEAPGGLLRLMLDGLRNNMRRFGMLIALGLIVVLFSVWTDGDLLLPRNVSNLVLQNSHILILAIGMMLVIIAGHIDLSVGSLTAFIGAFAAVLTVQRGVAWPVALVLCLLVGAVAGAVQGFMIAYFGIPSFIVTLAGMLIFRGLTEIFLQGQTLGPFPAGLEKLGNGFLPETGPDTNYHNITLLLGIALIVFTVVQEVRDRKRQQEFALEVLPRNIFLLKLLAIGAAILVVTMLLASYKGAPIVLIVLGALVVGYGYVMRNAVFGRHIYAIGGNLPAAKLSGVKDRKVTFCVFLNMGVLAALAGLVVAARLNAASPKAGLNYELEAIASSFIGGASMSGGVGTVLGAIIGGLVLGVLNNGMNLLSVGTDWQQVIKGLALLVAVGFDVWNKRKSGS; via the coding sequence ATGAGCACGGACGTGACTGCCAGGACCCCGGCCCCGGCCCCGCCCGGAAAGGGCGGCGGCGAGGCCCCCGGCGGCCTGCTGCGGCTGATGCTGGACGGCCTGCGCAACAACATGCGGCGGTTCGGCATGCTGATCGCGCTCGGTCTGATCGTGGTCCTGTTCTCGGTGTGGACCGACGGCGACCTGCTGCTGCCGCGCAACGTCTCCAACCTGGTGCTGCAGAACAGTCACATCCTGATCCTCGCGATCGGCATGATGCTGGTGATCATCGCGGGTCACATCGACCTGTCGGTCGGCTCGCTGACGGCGTTCATCGGCGCGTTCGCCGCCGTCCTCACGGTGCAGCGCGGGGTGGCCTGGCCGGTCGCCCTGGTGCTGTGCCTGCTGGTGGGTGCGGTGGCCGGCGCGGTGCAGGGCTTCATGATCGCCTACTTCGGCATACCCTCGTTCATCGTCACCCTCGCCGGGATGCTGATCTTCCGCGGTCTGACGGAGATCTTCCTTCAGGGCCAGACCCTCGGCCCGTTCCCGGCCGGCCTGGAGAAGCTGGGCAACGGCTTCCTGCCGGAGACCGGACCGGACACCAACTACCACAACATCACCCTGCTGCTGGGCATCGCCCTGATCGTCTTCACGGTCGTGCAGGAGGTCCGCGACAGGAAGCGTCAGCAGGAATTCGCCCTGGAGGTGCTGCCGCGGAACATCTTCCTGCTCAAGCTCCTCGCCATCGGTGCCGCGATCCTCGTCGTCACGATGCTGCTGGCCAGCTACAAGGGCGCGCCGATCGTGCTGATCGTCCTCGGCGCGCTGGTCGTCGGCTACGGCTACGTGATGCGCAACGCCGTCTTCGGCCGCCACATCTACGCGATCGGCGGCAACCTGCCGGCGGCCAAGCTGTCCGGCGTGAAGGACCGGAAGGTCACCTTCTGCGTCTTCCTGAACATGGGCGTGCTCGCGGCTCTCGCGGGCCTGGTGGTCGCCGCCCGGCTGAACGCGGCCTCGCCGAAGGCAGGTCTCAACTACGAGCTCGAGGCGATCGCCTCCTCGTTCATCGGCGGCGCGTCGATGAGCGGCGGTGTCGGCACCGTCCTCGGCGCCATCATCGGCGGTCTCGTCCTCGGTGTGCTGAACAACGGCATGAACCTCCTCAGCGTCGGCACCGACTGGCAGCAGGTCATCAAGGGCCTCGCCCTGCTGGTGGCGGTCGGTTTCGACGTGTGGAACAAGCGCAAGTCCGGTTCGTAA
- a CDS encoding beta-galactosidase encodes MALSRRTFSALAGSAALGLALGGSGGPGAPSAFAGGTAPTGPAPEPPSADGERHTIGYDRYSLLVDGKRLVVWSGELHPFRLPSPSLWRDVLQKMRAHGYNAVSIYVAWNYHSPAPGRYDFTGVRDLDLFLRMAAETGLYVILRPGPYINAEVDGGGFPGWLTAAKGTARTFDPDYLAHVDEWLSQVNRIARRHLFTRGTGTILLYQIENEYDSHVTEAAGRDYMSHLYKKVRADGIDVPLFHNDKGRNGYWVPGSFDTGGDKGGWLYGFDGYPSPSQTPPDWGHFGSGGMKGGATASPATPGFVPEFGGGWFDPWGGAWFDGKGYAESRRTRDAAYERRFYLTNLANGLTLHNVYMTFGGTSWGWLPAPVVYTSYDYGAAIDEGRNVTDKIAPMHQLGHLLQRVPDFAKLDKASEVKAEGVKVYHLANPDTGAQVYIARNDGTDAVTTDLPTDAGDLRITVPGKDARLVTTGLSVGRRTVKYSTAEPVLHLSAGRQDIALFSGRRDDMAELVLKCPVEPFVQRLDPEGAWIYDRNELHVSAPLGQGGLTRVLVQNGESETPLLLLFADDATAVRLFPYDTPSGTLLVYGPKLLRHVEVHGSEVRLTGDVTETATVEVWGPRGIDKLVWNGRTLPTRTTLAGSLMTTGLLPEVPGVELPELGGWRMRTENPEAGPSFDDSSWRVADKKTSYSTTEVPEGQPVLFADDYGFHYGDVWYRGSFSGSEGLEEISLAYRTGTQGLLMAWLDGEPLGTHRMPVPNKTTTIRQGSWADTAVLPVRERLRSPGRHVLSVLVRRMQHDQDGKALDTHKAARGLTAVSFAGAAPDVTWRIQGEAAPDPVRGPMNNGGLYGEREGWHLPGFRDRDWEAVTLPRAARYQGVTWYRTTFRLSVPADVDASIGLTLEDDPYRAYRAQIFLNGWNMGQYINNVGPQHTFVLPNGILRTRGANTLALAVLSEFTTDSGPGKVGLTLLGRAAGGVPVDPVPSPGR; translated from the coding sequence TTGGCGCTCAGCAGACGTACCTTCAGTGCCCTCGCCGGCTCGGCCGCGCTCGGCCTCGCCCTGGGCGGCAGCGGCGGCCCCGGCGCACCCTCGGCCTTCGCGGGCGGCACCGCGCCGACCGGCCCGGCGCCCGAGCCGCCGAGCGCCGACGGCGAGCGGCACACCATCGGGTACGACCGCTACTCGCTGCTCGTCGACGGCAAGCGGCTGGTGGTGTGGTCGGGCGAGCTGCACCCCTTCCGGCTGCCGAGCCCCTCGCTGTGGCGCGACGTGCTCCAGAAGATGCGGGCCCACGGCTACAACGCCGTCAGCATCTACGTGGCCTGGAACTACCACTCCCCCGCGCCCGGCCGGTACGACTTCACGGGCGTGCGGGACCTCGACCTGTTCCTGCGCATGGCCGCCGAGACGGGGCTGTACGTCATCCTGCGTCCGGGTCCGTACATCAACGCCGAGGTCGACGGGGGCGGCTTCCCGGGGTGGCTCACGGCGGCGAAGGGCACGGCACGCACCTTCGACCCGGACTACCTCGCGCACGTGGACGAGTGGCTGTCGCAGGTGAACCGGATCGCCCGCCGGCATCTGTTCACCCGGGGCACCGGCACGATCCTGCTGTACCAGATCGAGAACGAGTACGACTCCCACGTCACCGAGGCCGCCGGCCGGGACTACATGTCCCACCTGTACAAGAAGGTCCGCGCGGACGGGATCGACGTGCCGCTGTTCCACAACGACAAGGGGCGCAACGGCTACTGGGTCCCCGGCTCGTTCGACACCGGCGGCGACAAGGGCGGCTGGCTGTACGGGTTCGACGGCTACCCGTCGCCCTCCCAGACCCCGCCGGACTGGGGGCACTTCGGGTCCGGCGGCATGAAGGGCGGGGCCACCGCCTCGCCGGCCACGCCCGGGTTCGTGCCCGAGTTCGGGGGCGGCTGGTTCGACCCGTGGGGCGGTGCCTGGTTCGACGGCAAGGGGTACGCCGAGTCGCGGCGCACCCGGGACGCGGCCTACGAGCGCCGCTTCTACCTGACCAACCTCGCCAACGGCCTGACCCTGCACAACGTCTACATGACGTTCGGCGGCACCTCCTGGGGGTGGCTGCCCGCACCGGTCGTCTACACCTCGTACGACTACGGGGCCGCGATCGACGAGGGCCGCAACGTCACCGACAAGATCGCCCCGATGCACCAGCTCGGGCATCTGCTGCAACGCGTGCCGGACTTCGCCAAGCTGGACAAGGCGTCCGAGGTGAAGGCCGAGGGCGTGAAGGTCTACCACCTGGCCAACCCGGACACCGGCGCGCAGGTGTACATCGCGCGCAACGACGGCACCGACGCGGTCACCACGGACCTGCCGACCGACGCCGGGGACCTGCGGATCACCGTGCCCGGCAAGGACGCCAGGCTGGTGACGACCGGGCTCTCGGTGGGCCGGCGGACGGTGAAGTACTCCACCGCCGAGCCCGTGCTGCACCTGTCGGCGGGGCGGCAGGACATCGCCCTGTTCTCGGGGCGCCGCGACGACATGGCCGAGCTGGTGCTGAAGTGCCCGGTCGAGCCGTTCGTGCAGCGCCTCGACCCGGAGGGCGCCTGGATCTACGACCGCAACGAACTGCATGTGAGCGCGCCCCTCGGCCAGGGCGGGCTGACACGGGTGCTGGTGCAGAACGGCGAGAGCGAGACCCCGCTGCTGCTGCTCTTCGCCGACGACGCCACCGCCGTCCGGCTCTTCCCCTACGACACCCCCTCCGGAACGCTGCTGGTGTACGGCCCGAAACTGCTGCGGCACGTCGAGGTGCACGGTTCCGAGGTCCGGCTGACGGGCGACGTCACCGAGACGGCGACCGTGGAGGTGTGGGGGCCGCGCGGGATCGACAAGCTGGTGTGGAACGGGCGGACCCTGCCCACCCGCACCACCCTCGCCGGCAGCCTGATGACCACGGGTCTGCTGCCCGAGGTGCCCGGGGTGGAGCTGCCCGAGCTGGGCGGCTGGCGGATGCGTACGGAGAACCCGGAGGCGGGCCCGAGCTTCGACGACTCGTCGTGGCGGGTCGCCGACAAGAAGACGTCGTACAGCACCACCGAGGTGCCCGAGGGGCAGCCGGTGCTGTTCGCGGACGACTACGGCTTCCACTACGGGGACGTCTGGTACCGGGGCTCCTTCAGCGGCTCCGAGGGCCTGGAGGAGATCTCGCTCGCCTACCGCACCGGCACCCAGGGCCTGCTGATGGCCTGGCTGGACGGGGAGCCGCTGGGCACGCACCGGATGCCAGTGCCGAACAAGACCACCACCATCCGGCAGGGCAGCTGGGCCGACACCGCGGTCCTCCCGGTGCGCGAGCGGCTGCGCTCGCCCGGCCGGCACGTGCTGTCGGTGCTGGTCCGGCGCATGCAGCACGACCAGGACGGCAAGGCGCTCGACACCCACAAGGCGGCACGCGGACTGACCGCCGTCTCCTTCGCGGGGGCCGCGCCGGACGTCACCTGGCGCATCCAGGGCGAGGCGGCCCCGGACCCCGTGCGCGGGCCCATGAACAACGGCGGGCTGTACGGGGAACGGGAGGGCTGGCACCTGCCGGGCTTCCGGGACCGGGACTGGGAGGCGGTGACCCTCCCGCGGGCCGCGCGGTACCAGGGCGTGACCTGGTACCGGACCACGTTCCGGCTGTCGGTGCCGGCCGATGTCGACGCGTCGATCGGGCTGACCCTGGAGGACGACCCGTATCGGGCCTACCGGGCGCAGATCTTCCTCAACGGCTGGAACATGGGCCAGTACATCAACAACGTCGGCCCGCAGCACACCTTCGTGCTGCCGAACGGCATCCTGCGCACCCGGGGCGCCAACACGCTCGCGCTGGCGGTCCTCTCGGAGTTCACCACGGACTCGGGGCCCGGCAAGGTGGGTCTGACCCTGCTGGGCAGGGCGGCCGGCG